From Desmodus rotundus isolate HL8 chromosome 12, HLdesRot8A.1, whole genome shotgun sequence, one genomic window encodes:
- the N4BP1 gene encoding NEDD4-binding protein 1 — protein sequence MAARVVLDEFTAPAEKAALLEQSRGRIEDLFGVSLAVLGALGTEEPLPARIWLQLSGAQEAVHSAKEYIKGICEPELEERECYPKAVHCIFVGAQGLFLKSLIQDTCADLCVLDTGLLGIRGSAEAVVMARSHIQQFVKLFESNENLPSSQKESEVKREFKQFVEAHADSYTMDLLLLPPALKKELLTLSQGEEDGPFPTGDDKGAREAWDSEQAESLQGTAPGPPATAADGTVLQQEVRQKAGSPVTELTKQMDNVLSGTREAPFVPINGLTPDAEALCRGRVCHKRRSSDSEERHTKKQFSLESTQELELLQDGKALAGSAAVDLSDSPADPDLVGPDGKDTTEEMEHNILVNFFKTMGYSQEIVEKVIREYGPSTEPLLLLEEIEKENKRFQEDREFSSGTMSPETSKARGKGVCSSVNELTVDSAPKKTQAQAQQSVTPRPAQSPLRVESKPCTSNCKANALRTAPREPRQDPWGSHQSYLGNVDLETDGPAPSVAPPSPKEVSFVSRGVAGHQPRIPVFPENGVRQQGEPLLPNPLKSASESRPGCCGSPQSKPNCQPFPPPAPWPPLSPSAADARLAGLSDHIDCSVTGVQRFRDTLKVPYKLELKNEPGRTDLKHIVIDGSNVAITHGLKKFFSCRGIAIAVEYFWKLGNRNITVFVPQWRTRRDPNVTEQHFLTQLQELGILSLTPARMVFGERIASHDDRFLLHLADKTGGIIVTNDNFREFVTESVSWREIITKRLLQYTFVGDIFMVPDDPLGRSGPRLEDFLRKEVPLRDMQPLLTALPNVGMFDPSFRGPGAPAASTSHQPLARGQGPPPGHWLPQQPRFPLLPGLPQSLPMPAQRSPAETSGLREALLKIFPDSEQRLKIDQILAAHPYMKDLNALSAMVLD from the exons GAGTATATTAAAGGAATCTGTGAACCTGAGCTGGAAGAAAGGGAATGCTACCCCAAAGCCGTGCACTGCATTTTCGTTGGGGCGCAGGGCCTGTTTCTGAAGAGCTTGATCCAGGACACCTGTGCCGATCTCTGCGTCCTGGACACCGGGCTCCTTGGCATCCGAGGAAGTGCGGAAGCTGTGGTCATGGCCCGGAGCCACATTCAGCAGTTTGTGAAGCTCTTCGAGAGCAACGAGAACCTGCCCAGCAGTCAGAAGGAGTCAGAGGTGAAAAGGGAATTCAAACAGTTTGTGGAAGCCCATGCAGACAGCTACACGATGgacttgctgctgctgccccccGCCCTGAAGAAGGAGCTGCTGACTCTCTCGCAGGGGGAGGAGGACGGCCCCTTTCCAACCGGAGACGACAAGGGTGCCCGAGAGGCCTGGGACTCCGAGCAGGCAGAGTCTCTGCAGGGCACCGCCCCGGGGCCGCCGGCCACCGCAGCAGATGGGACGGTCCTGCAGCAGGAGGTGAGGCAGAAAGCTGGGTCCCCTGTTACCGAGCTTACAAAACAAATGGACAATGTCTTGTCTGGCACACGGGAGGCACCTTTCGTCCCAATAAACGGCCTGACCCCCGACGCAGAGGCGCTTTGCAGAGGCCGGGTGTGCCACAAAAGGCGGTCCTCCGACTCTGAAGAAAGGCACACCAAGAAACAGTTTTCTCTGGAAAGCACTCAAGAGCTGGAGCTCCTACAGGACGGCAAGGCCTTGGCTGGGAGTGCGGCCGTCGACCTGTCCGACTCGCCTGCTGACCCTGACCTTGTCGGGCCAGATGGAAAAGACACTACTGAGGAAATGGAACACAACATCCTGGTCAACTTTTTTAAAACCATGGGCTATTCCCAGGAAATTGTTGAAAAGGTCATTCGGGAGTATGGGCCATCTACCGAACCGTTACTGCTCCTagaggaaattgaaaaagaaaataaaagattccaAGAAGACAGAGAGTTTTCGTCGGGCACCATGTCTCCAGAGACCAGCAAAGCCAGAGGTAAGGGTGTTTGCAGCAGCGTGAACGAGCTCACGGTGGATTCGGCCCCAAAGAAGACACAGGCTCAGGCGCAGCAGAGCGTGACGCCCAGGCCTGCCCAGTCTCCACTCAGAGTCGAGTCAAAACCGTGCACCTCGAACTGCAAAGCTAACGCGCTCAGAACAGCGCCACGGGAGCCGAGACAAGACCCCTGGGGCTCGCATCAGAGCTACCTGGGGAACGTGGACCTTGAAACGGACGGCCCCGCACCCTCTGTCGCCCCTCCAAGTCCCAAAGAAGTCAGCTTTGTTTCGAGAGGGGTGGCAGGTCACCAACCCAGAATTCCCGTTTTTCCTGAAAACGGTGTGCGGCAGCAAGGAGAGCCCTTGCTTCCAAACCCTCTCAAGTCTGCCTCGGAGAGCCGTCCCGGCTGCTGTGGCTCTCCTCAGTCTAAGCCAAACTGCCAGCCCTTTCCCCCACCAGCGCCGTGGCCCCCGCTGTCACCCTCGGCCGCTGACGCGAGGCTGGCGGGGCTTTCCGATCACATCGACTGCTCGGTTACGGGCGTTCAAAGGTTCCGAGATACTCTGAAAGTGCCCTACAAGCTGGAGTTGAAAAACGAACCGGGAAGGACAGATCTGAAGCACATCGTTATAGACGGGAGCAACGTCGCCATCAC CCACGGCCTGAAGAAGTTCTTCTCCTGCCGCGGGATCGCCATCGCGGTCGAGTACTTCTGGAAGCTCGGGAACAGGAACATCACCGTGTTCGTCCCGCAGTGGAGGACGAGGCGCGACCCCAACGTCACAG AACAGCACTTCTTAACCCAGCTCCAGGAGCTTGGAATATTGTCTCTGACTCCCGCTCGGATGGTCTTTGGAGAGAGAATTGCTTCCCATGACGACAG GTTTCTGCTGCACTTGGCGGACAAGACTGGCGGCATCATTGTAACGAATGACAACTTTAGAGAGTTCGTGACCGAGTCTGTCTCTTGGAGAGAAATTATTACGAAAAG GCTGCTCCAGTACACCTTTGTGGGGGACATCTTCATGGTCCCCGACGACCCTCTGGGAAGAAGCGGGCCCCGGCTGGAAGACTTTCTCCGGAAGGAAGTCCCCCTCAG AGACATGCAGCCCCTGCTCACCGCCCTGCCAAACGTGGGCATGTTTGACCCCAGCTTCAGAGGCCCGGGCGCCCCGGCAGCCAGCACCAGCCACCAGCCTCTGGCACGGGGTCAGGGCCCCCCACCGGGCCACTGGCTTCCTCAGCAGCCCCGCTTCCCCCTGCTGCCCGGCCTCCCGCAGAGCCTGCCCATGCCGGCCCAGAGGTCCCCCGCCGAGACCAGCGGGCTGCGTGAGGCCCTGCTCAAGATCTTCCCGGACTCGGAGCAGAGGCTGAAGATCGACCAGATCCTGGCGGCCCACCCGTACATGAAAGACCTGAACGCGCTGTCGGCCATGGTGCTGGACTGA